Proteins co-encoded in one Papaver somniferum cultivar HN1 chromosome 5, ASM357369v1, whole genome shotgun sequence genomic window:
- the LOC113282777 gene encoding zinc-finger homeodomain protein 7-like: MGADSELHQEIITLVESKLGEPLREDGPILGMEFDPLLLGAFGAPTVSNVKVGGGGGRSTVSMGGPSLTSQFIPIPVCLGGKLRNPKKGETSHTGKKPKLDHDAGAYGECSRNHAVEIGEYVLDGCLEFMAGGEEGTIASLQCAACNCHRRFHRYIAPAPL; this comes from the exons ATGGGAGCTGATAGTGAGCTGCATCAGGAAATAATTACGCTTGTGGAGTCCAAGTTGGGAGAGCCACTGAGAGAGGATGGACCCATTCTTGGAATGGAATTTGATCCATTGCTTCTTGGTGCCTTCGGCGCGCCTACAG TTTCAAATGTGAAagttggtggcggtggcggtcGTTCTACTGTCTCGATGGGTGGTCCTTCACTG ACATCACAATTCATACCAATACCAGTGTGCTTGGGTGGAAAACTTCGGAATCCCAAAAAAGGAGAGACCTCACATACCGGGAAGAAACCCAAGCTTGATCATGATGCTGGTGCTTATGGAGAATGCTCGAGGAACCATGCTGTAGAGATTGGTGAATATGTGTTAGATGGTTGTCTTGAGTTTATGGCTGGTGGTGAGGAAGGAACAATCGCATCACTTCAGTGTGCAGCCTGTAACTGTCACAGACGCTTTCACAGGTATATAGCACCTGCTCCCTTGTAA